From Afipia carboxidovorans OM5, one genomic window encodes:
- a CDS encoding RBBP9/YdeN family alpha/beta hydrolase: MIPSCDAFDFLLLPGLGNSGVDHWQSHWSMAFPNASRVLQDDWDTPQLPDWLARLDNAVAQGKRPAILIAHSLGVALAVHWLASREPGRVKAAFLVAPSDVESTDHTPDTIRNFAPLPRTRLPVPTITVASSDDPFVTLERACTFASDWGSAFHDAGALGHLNGVSRLGLWPQGLVLLGRLLNRVSTTSD; the protein is encoded by the coding sequence ATGATCCCCTCCTGCGATGCCTTTGACTTTCTGCTGCTGCCGGGCCTCGGCAATTCCGGGGTCGATCACTGGCAGTCGCATTGGTCGATGGCGTTTCCGAACGCCTCGCGGGTGCTGCAGGACGACTGGGATACACCGCAACTGCCCGACTGGCTGGCGCGGCTCGACAATGCCGTCGCCCAAGGCAAGCGCCCCGCGATCCTGATTGCGCACAGCCTCGGCGTTGCGCTTGCCGTGCACTGGCTCGCCTCGCGCGAGCCTGGGCGCGTCAAGGCCGCGTTTCTGGTGGCGCCTTCGGATGTCGAGTCCACCGATCACACGCCCGATACAATCCGGAATTTTGCGCCGCTGCCCCGCACGCGACTTCCCGTCCCCACCATCACGGTTGCGAGCAGCGACGATCCGTTCGTGACGCTGGAGCGCGCCTGCACATTTGCATCGGACTGGGGTTCGGCTTTCCATGACGCCGGCGCGCTTGGCCATCTCAATGGCGTCTCCCGCCTCGGCCTGTGGCCGCAGGGGCTGGTGCTGCTCGGACGGCTGCTCAATCGCGTTTCAACCACAAGCGATTAG
- the grxD gene encoding Grx4 family monothiol glutaredoxin — protein MSIEQFIDNEVKSNDVVLFMKGTPQFPQCGFSGQVVQILDHVGVPYKGLNVLDSTDLRNGIKDYSNWPTIPQLYVKGEFVGGCDIVREMFQNGELQKMFTEKGVTVRQTAG, from the coding sequence ATGAGCATCGAGCAATTTATCGACAATGAAGTGAAGTCGAACGACGTCGTGCTGTTCATGAAGGGCACGCCGCAGTTTCCGCAGTGTGGATTCTCGGGTCAGGTGGTCCAGATCCTCGATCACGTGGGCGTTCCCTATAAGGGCCTGAACGTCCTGGATTCGACCGATCTGCGGAACGGCATCAAGGATTACTCCAACTGGCCGACCATTCCGCAGCTCTACGTGAAGGGCGAGTTCGTCGGTGGTTGCGACATCGTGCGTGAGATGTTCCAGAACGGCGAACTGCAGAAGATGTTTACGGAGAAGGGCGTCACCGTGCGCCAGACCGCCGGCTAA
- the purB gene encoding adenylosuccinate lyase translates to MIPRYSRPEMTAIWEPQTRFQIWFEIEAHAADALAEIGTIPKDAAKKVWEKAKGVTFNVERIDEIERETKHDVIAFLTHLAEIVGPEARFVHQGMTSSDVLDTCLNVQLTRAADLLIADLDRVLAALKTRAFEHKLTPVIGRSHGIHAEPVTFGLKLAYAYAEFTRARARLVAARAEVATCAISGAVGTFAQIDPRVEAHVAKAMGLTVEPISTQVIPRDRHAMFFATLGVVAASMERLAIEIRHMQRTEVLEAEEFFSQGQKGSSAMPHKRNPVLTENLTGLSRMVRAYVTPALENVALWHERDISHSSAERMMGPDATVTLDFALNRLAGVIEKLLVYPENMQKNLDRLGGLVHSQRLLLALTQKGASREDAYKLVQRNAMPVWRGEGDFQSLLKKDEDVKKYLSDKEIEEQFDLAYHFKHVDTIFNRVFGAA, encoded by the coding sequence ATGATCCCCCGCTACTCCCGCCCCGAAATGACCGCGATCTGGGAGCCCCAGACCCGCTTCCAAATCTGGTTCGAGATCGAGGCGCATGCCGCCGATGCGCTGGCCGAAATCGGCACCATCCCGAAGGATGCGGCGAAGAAGGTCTGGGAGAAGGCCAAGGGCGTTACCTTCAACGTCGAGCGCATCGACGAGATCGAGCGCGAGACCAAGCACGACGTCATCGCCTTCCTGACTCACCTCGCCGAGATCGTCGGTCCCGAGGCGCGCTTCGTGCATCAGGGCATGACCTCGTCGGACGTGCTCGATACCTGCCTCAACGTGCAACTCACCCGCGCCGCCGATCTTCTGATCGCCGATCTTGACCGCGTGCTGGCAGCGCTCAAGACCCGTGCGTTCGAGCACAAGTTGACGCCGGTCATCGGCCGTTCGCATGGCATTCATGCCGAGCCTGTCACCTTCGGCCTCAAACTCGCTTATGCCTATGCCGAGTTCACCCGCGCCCGTGCCCGCCTCGTCGCCGCGCGCGCGGAAGTCGCGACCTGCGCCATCTCCGGCGCGGTCGGCACCTTCGCGCAGATCGATCCGCGCGTGGAGGCTCATGTCGCCAAGGCGATGGGGCTCACCGTCGAGCCGATCTCGACACAGGTGATCCCGCGCGATCGTCACGCGATGTTCTTCGCAACGCTCGGCGTGGTCGCCGCCTCGATGGAGCGGCTCGCGATCGAGATCCGCCACATGCAGCGCACCGAAGTGCTGGAAGCGGAGGAATTCTTCTCGCAGGGGCAGAAGGGTTCTTCGGCGATGCCGCACAAGCGCAACCCGGTACTGACAGAAAACTTGACCGGCCTCTCGCGCATGGTCCGTGCCTATGTGACGCCCGCGCTGGAAAACGTCGCGCTCTGGCACGAGCGCGATATCTCGCATTCTTCCGCAGAGCGGATGATGGGCCCGGACGCCACCGTGACGCTCGACTTCGCGCTCAACCGCCTCGCCGGCGTGATCGAGAAACTGCTCGTCTATCCGGAGAACATGCAGAAGAACCTCGACCGCCTCGGCGGCCTCGTCCACTCGCAGCGGCTTCTCCTTGCATTGACGCAGAAGGGCGCCTCGCGCGAAGACGCCTACAAGCTCGTGCAGCGCAATGCGATGCCGGTCTGGCGCGGCGAAGGTGACTTCCAGTCACTTCTGAAAAAGGATGAGGACGTTAAAAAGTACTTGTCCGACAAGGAGATCGAGGAGCAATTTGACCTCGCCTATCACTTCAAGCACGTCGACACGATCTTCAACCGCGTGTTCGGCGCTGCTTGA
- the rpe gene encoding ribulose-phosphate 3-epimerase — MSQPSALRPLIIAPSILASDYARLGEEVRAADTAGADWLHLDVMDGHFVPNISYGPDVIKAMRPHSNKIFDAHLMIAPCDPYLEAFAKAGCDHITVHAEAGPHLHRSLQAIRALGKKAGVALNPATPANAIEYVLDLVDIVLVMSVNPGFGGQSFIPTVLEKITTIRAMCAGRPIDITVDGGVTADNAAQIAAAGGNALVAGSAVFKGGTFEHYKANIAAIRNAAAIARGEVV; from the coding sequence ATGTCCCAGCCGTCCGCTCTACGTCCGCTGATCATTGCGCCTTCAATTCTCGCCTCGGATTACGCCCGGCTCGGCGAGGAAGTCCGCGCCGCGGATACCGCCGGCGCCGACTGGCTGCATCTGGACGTGATGGACGGCCACTTTGTGCCGAACATTTCCTACGGGCCGGACGTCATCAAGGCGATGCGTCCGCACAGCAACAAGATTTTCGACGCGCATTTGATGATCGCGCCCTGCGATCCCTATCTCGAGGCGTTCGCGAAGGCGGGTTGCGACCACATCACCGTCCATGCCGAGGCCGGGCCGCATCTGCATCGCTCGCTGCAGGCGATCCGCGCGCTCGGCAAGAAGGCCGGTGTTGCGCTCAACCCAGCAACGCCTGCTAACGCCATTGAATATGTACTCGATCTCGTCGACATCGTGCTGGTGATGTCGGTCAATCCGGGCTTCGGCGGCCAATCCTTCATCCCGACCGTGCTGGAAAAGATCACAACCATCCGCGCGATGTGCGCAGGCCGGCCCATCGACATCACGGTCGACGGCGGCGTCACCGCCGACAATGCCGCGCAGATCGCCGCCGCGGGCGGAAACGCCCTTGTCGCCGGCTCGGCCGTGTTCAAGGGCGGCACGTTCGAACATTACAAGGCGAACATCGCCGCTATCCGCAACGCTGCCGCCATCGCACGCGGCGAAGTGGTGTGA
- the egtD gene encoding L-histidine N(alpha)-methyltransferase produces MNVHVSAPADKRHSIDPAFARDAVRGLSAEHKSLPPKYFYDERGSDLFEKITRLPEYYPTRTELSILQERGDEIVAAMPKDAALVEFGAGSTAKARLLLAHRRIAAYVPVDISGAFLTRQAEALKNDLPHLAVHPVIADFTHPFMLPREVASLPKAGFFPGSTIGNFEPEDACAFLTIARHILGPGATFIVGVDLEKDDRTLQAAYNDEAGITSRFNKNVLFRINCELDGDFDISRFSHRAIYNRAAHRIEMHLVSLAPQTVHLLGHDIAFRAGESIHTESSYKYSVAHFQELARCAGWMPDKVWTDARRMFSVHALRAKPAHH; encoded by the coding sequence ATGAATGTTCACGTTTCCGCACCGGCCGACAAGCGCCACTCTATCGATCCGGCGTTTGCCAGAGATGCGGTTCGCGGGCTGAGTGCGGAGCACAAGAGTCTACCGCCGAAATATTTCTACGACGAGAGAGGCTCGGACCTGTTCGAGAAGATCACGCGGCTGCCGGAATATTATCCAACGCGCACGGAGCTCTCGATCCTGCAGGAACGCGGCGATGAGATCGTCGCCGCCATGCCGAAAGATGCAGCACTTGTCGAGTTCGGTGCCGGCAGCACCGCGAAGGCGCGGCTTCTGCTGGCGCATCGTCGCATCGCCGCTTATGTGCCGGTCGACATTTCCGGCGCGTTCCTCACCCGGCAGGCGGAGGCGCTGAAGAACGACCTCCCGCACCTCGCCGTTCATCCGGTGATCGCCGATTTCACTCACCCGTTCATGCTGCCGCGCGAAGTCGCCTCACTGCCGAAAGCCGGGTTCTTTCCAGGTTCGACCATCGGCAATTTCGAGCCGGAGGATGCCTGCGCGTTTCTCACGATCGCGCGCCACATCCTGGGTCCCGGCGCGACGTTCATCGTCGGCGTCGATCTCGAAAAGGACGACCGCACGCTGCAGGCTGCCTATAACGATGAAGCCGGGATCACCAGCCGTTTCAACAAGAACGTCCTGTTCCGCATCAATTGCGAGCTCGACGGCGATTTCGATATTTCGCGCTTCTCACATCGCGCGATCTACAACCGCGCGGCGCATCGTATCGAGATGCATCTGGTGAGCCTCGCGCCGCAGACCGTGCATCTTCTCGGCCACGACATTGCGTTCCGCGCCGGTGAAAGCATTCACACCGAGTCGAGCTATAAATACAGCGTCGCACATTTTCAGGAGCTGGCGCGCTGCGCCGGCTGGATGCCGGACAAGGTCTGGACTGACGCGCGGCGGATGTTCTCGGTTCACGCACTTCGCGCGAAACCCGCGCACCACTAG
- a CDS encoding multicopper oxidase domain-containing protein encodes MSTTYLKTAAIAGGIATALLLSAAPISVALAEAPAATQAKATQGKTVKVELIAKEVEVVIDNEGHKAIGWTFNGQIPGPVIRATEGDTIEFTLKNDKANKNSHSIDMHAAKSDVMGDFAPIKPGESKTFSYVPEHAGVFFYHCGADPMIQHIARGMIGAIIIDPKDPNAMPKADREYILVEHQTFDNPEDVKGMMANNWQHDAFNAVPFQYDPVHDVNATQTLEAKPGERVRIYMVNAGPNEFSGFHPIAGIWDRVYPSGNPKNVMVGMQNYTVAPGDAATFDIISPKEGAYALVNHSMRAALSGAIAVLMFSDKADPTMGHGDKILPRP; translated from the coding sequence ATGAGTACGACATATTTGAAGACAGCCGCGATCGCCGGAGGGATTGCGACGGCCTTGCTTCTTTCAGCGGCGCCGATCAGCGTTGCACTTGCCGAAGCACCGGCCGCCACCCAGGCCAAGGCTACGCAAGGCAAGACAGTCAAGGTTGAACTGATCGCCAAGGAAGTCGAGGTGGTGATCGACAATGAAGGGCATAAGGCCATCGGCTGGACCTTTAACGGCCAGATCCCCGGCCCTGTGATCCGCGCGACCGAAGGCGACACCATCGAATTCACGCTGAAGAACGACAAGGCCAACAAGAATTCGCACTCGATCGACATGCATGCCGCCAAGTCTGACGTGATGGGGGATTTCGCACCGATCAAGCCCGGTGAGAGCAAAACCTTCTCGTACGTCCCTGAGCACGCCGGCGTGTTCTTCTACCATTGCGGTGCCGACCCGATGATCCAGCATATCGCGCGCGGCATGATCGGCGCGATCATCATCGACCCGAAAGACCCGAACGCGATGCCGAAGGCAGATCGCGAATACATCCTCGTCGAGCATCAGACCTTCGACAATCCCGAGGACGTCAAAGGGATGATGGCGAACAACTGGCAGCACGATGCGTTCAACGCGGTACCGTTCCAGTACGATCCGGTGCATGACGTCAACGCGACGCAAACGCTGGAAGCCAAGCCCGGTGAGCGCGTGCGTATCTATATGGTCAACGCCGGCCCGAACGAGTTCTCCGGCTTCCACCCGATTGCCGGCATCTGGGACCGTGTCTATCCCTCGGGCAACCCAAAGAACGTCATGGTCGGGATGCAGAACTACACCGTCGCTCCCGGTGACGCCGCAACCTTCGATATCATCTCGCCGAAGGAAGGCGCCTACGCTCTCGTCAACCACTCGATGCGCGCCGCCCTTTCCGGCGCCATCGCGGTGCTGATGTTCAGCGACAAGGCCGACCCCACGATGGGCCACGGCGACAAGATCCTTCCGCGCCCGTAA
- the rpsD gene encoding 30S ribosomal protein S4, which translates to MTKRNEAKYKIDRRMGQNIWGRPKSPVNKREYGPGQHGQRRKGKLSDFGTQLRAKQKLKGYYANISERQFYAVYVEATRLKGDSGENLIGLLERRLDAIVYRAKFVPTMFAARQFINHGHIKVNGKRVNIPSYKVKVGDVIEVKDASKQLALVLEANQLAERDVPDFLDVDHGKQTAKFTRIPSLSEVPFPVQMEPHLIIEFYSR; encoded by the coding sequence ATGACTAAGCGCAATGAGGCGAAGTATAAAATCGATCGCCGCATGGGCCAGAACATCTGGGGCCGCCCGAAGAGCCCCGTCAACAAGCGCGAATACGGCCCCGGCCAGCACGGCCAGCGCCGCAAGGGCAAGCTCTCCGACTTCGGCACGCAGCTCCGTGCCAAGCAGAAGCTCAAGGGCTACTACGCCAACATTTCCGAGCGTCAGTTCTATGCCGTTTACGTCGAGGCGACCCGCCTCAAGGGCGACTCCGGCGAGAACCTGATCGGCCTCCTCGAGCGTCGCCTCGACGCCATCGTCTATCGCGCCAAGTTCGTGCCGACGATGTTCGCTGCCCGCCAGTTCATCAACCATGGCCACATCAAGGTGAACGGCAAGCGCGTCAACATTCCGAGCTACAAGGTCAAGGTTGGCGACGTGATTGAGGTCAAGGACGCCTCCAAGCAGCTCGCTCTGGTGCTCGAAGCCAACCAGCTTGCCGAGCGTGACGTGCCCGACTTCCTCGACGTCGATCACGGCAAGCAGACCGCGAAGTTCACGCGCATTCCGAGCCTCTCGGAAGTGCCCTTCCCGGTTCAGATGGAACCGCACCTCATCATCGAATTCTATTCGCGCTAA
- a CDS encoding outer membrane beta-barrel protein translates to MLRKALVCGILLALLRPVWGADELAASLRLRGGFDSNPQFSNGTGIGGSAFIATDASLVAAHKDGDIGLGLAAEASRTQYANPDVVSALNGKVIIRGMLGGDDLNLSSVTTISDVSTYNLRSSDLIQSVKGEAKISSFKMFVTAEGARSSLNQTNAIFQDFLPEAQQYLRGTVIPGIAYVHGKFEVGTSVNVSVRRYAREFDVFGYRRDNERVQPFVFAKYADKDFSVAGSLSQLRGTWHDPDFSDVRALLYDGKLHWKRDAFTLDLAAWRRANETTFPISPITIDAAFTGKLSWAASANLTLSAAAGYATTRYLDSPFEATTRSIAFGGVYDLGNDYALGLDLTYAQGVLISGDNANALILSSSITRKFTPLAQGTDSKTGTKTFGKLL, encoded by the coding sequence ATGTTGCGGAAAGCGTTAGTGTGCGGAATTCTGTTGGCTCTGTTGCGCCCAGTGTGGGGCGCGGACGAGCTTGCAGCCTCGTTGCGCTTGCGCGGTGGCTTCGATTCCAATCCGCAGTTCTCGAACGGCACCGGCATTGGCGGCTCGGCCTTCATCGCTACCGATGCCTCGCTTGTCGCCGCGCATAAGGATGGAGACATTGGATTAGGCCTCGCGGCGGAAGCAAGCCGGACCCAGTACGCCAACCCCGACGTGGTCTCCGCGTTGAACGGCAAGGTCATCATTCGCGGCATGTTGGGCGGCGATGATCTTAATCTCAGTTCGGTGACGACGATTTCTGACGTCAGCACCTACAACCTGCGCTCGTCCGATCTGATCCAGTCGGTGAAAGGTGAGGCAAAGATCAGCTCATTCAAGATGTTCGTCACGGCCGAGGGCGCGCGTTCAAGTCTCAACCAGACCAATGCGATCTTTCAGGACTTTCTGCCCGAGGCGCAGCAATATCTGCGCGGCACGGTGATCCCGGGCATTGCCTATGTTCATGGCAAGTTCGAAGTCGGTACGTCAGTCAATGTGTCGGTGCGGCGCTATGCGCGCGAGTTCGATGTATTCGGCTATCGTCGCGATAACGAACGGGTCCAGCCGTTCGTCTTTGCGAAATACGCCGATAAGGATTTCAGCGTGGCGGGCTCGCTGTCGCAATTGCGCGGCACATGGCACGATCCGGATTTCAGCGATGTGAGGGCGCTGCTCTACGACGGAAAGCTGCACTGGAAGCGTGATGCTTTCACGCTTGATCTCGCCGCATGGCGCCGGGCGAACGAGACGACGTTCCCGATTTCCCCGATCACGATCGATGCGGCCTTCACCGGCAAGCTGTCCTGGGCGGCGAGCGCGAACTTAACGCTTAGCGCTGCCGCGGGCTATGCGACGACGCGATATCTCGATTCCCCGTTCGAGGCGACGACACGCAGCATCGCTTTCGGGGGCGTGTACGATCTCGGGAATGATTATGCGTTGGGGCTCGATCTCACCTATGCGCAGGGCGTGCTGATTTCTGGCGATAACGCGAATGCGTTGATCCTGTCGTCCTCAATCACCAGGAAATTCACGCCGCTTGCACAAGGTACCGACAGCAAGACCGGGACGAAGACCTTTGGCAAGCTGCTTTAG
- a CDS encoding EF-hand domain-containing protein, translating to MAMYLALAGAASTALDLLSSLAASKSSSTKPGTGVVPSASNSFSVPGATAPTTTASASATWGRSGVLSTDTWNALTAAEPQAGTQQSLFARIDTNSDGAISQSEFREQLGAGGTNTAAADKVFAELDANGDGSVSAQELAAALQARKASRNDADVKGNDPAAAASTYNVMSRLTQGRLPTATNSATGAVQV from the coding sequence ATGGCCATGTATCTGGCTTTGGCCGGTGCCGCATCCACAGCGCTCGATCTGCTGTCGTCGCTCGCGGCATCGAAATCGTCATCCACGAAGCCGGGGACGGGGGTCGTCCCTTCGGCATCGAATTCTTTCAGCGTGCCCGGCGCGACGGCGCCCACCACGACGGCTTCGGCGTCCGCCACATGGGGACGGAGCGGGGTTCTCTCGACCGATACATGGAATGCGCTGACCGCGGCGGAACCGCAGGCCGGCACGCAGCAAAGTCTTTTCGCGCGGATCGACACCAATAGCGATGGGGCGATCTCCCAATCCGAATTCCGCGAGCAGCTTGGCGCGGGCGGCACGAATACGGCCGCAGCCGATAAGGTTTTCGCCGAACTCGATGCGAACGGAGACGGCTCGGTCAGTGCTCAGGAGCTTGCGGCGGCGCTTCAGGCGCGGAAGGCAAGCCGCAACGATGCGGACGTCAAGGGCAACGATCCGGCCGCTGCCGCTTCGACCTACAACGTCATGAGCAGGCTCACTCAGGGCCGTTTACCGACGGCGACGAATTCCGCAACCGGAGCAGTTCAGGTCTAA
- a CDS encoding cytochrome b, whose product MTNKTLNNTARTWGAVARAFHWGLGAAIIGMIAYGWWMNHFPARADRFFYRSIHADIGYLVLLFTALRLIWKVANPTPSLPEKTPAWERTLARFNQWSLYALTILVAGLGWAHSGAHKPDYADFFGLFRVPQFTVENRAASRFYEHWHIYIAYALLALIALHVLAALYHRFIRKDGVLERMIDGRA is encoded by the coding sequence ATGACGAACAAGACTCTGAACAACACGGCACGAACCTGGGGCGCGGTGGCGCGGGCTTTCCATTGGGGGCTCGGCGCGGCCATCATCGGCATGATTGCCTATGGTTGGTGGATGAACCATTTCCCGGCGCGGGCGGATCGCTTCTTCTATCGCTCGATCCATGCCGATATCGGCTACCTCGTGCTGCTGTTCACCGCACTGCGCCTCATCTGGAAAGTGGCGAACCCGACGCCCTCGCTGCCGGAAAAGACGCCAGCCTGGGAGCGGACACTCGCGCGTTTCAATCAATGGTCACTCTATGCGCTGACCATTCTGGTAGCGGGATTGGGCTGGGCACATTCAGGCGCGCACAAGCCGGACTATGCGGATTTCTTCGGCCTGTTCCGGGTGCCGCAGTTCACGGTCGAGAACCGGGCCGCGTCACGCTTTTACGAGCACTGGCACATCTATATCGCCTACGCGCTGCTGGCGTTGATCGCGCTGCATGTGCTGGCCGCGCTCTACCATCGTTTCATCAGGAAGGATGGCGTGCTGGAGCGGATGATCGACGGCCGGGCATAG
- a CDS encoding KTSC domain-containing protein: protein MPSTAIRRIIYDPTDRELWVTFVSGREYVYFDVPPEKFSAFSHASSRGGFFNREIRDQYAYREVTRVHRQAS from the coding sequence ATGCCTTCGACTGCGATTCGCCGCATTATCTACGACCCGACCGATCGCGAATTGTGGGTGACGTTCGTCTCCGGCCGCGAGTATGTCTATTTCGACGTGCCGCCGGAGAAGTTCTCGGCGTTCAGCCACGCCTCATCGCGCGGCGGATTTTTCAATCGCGAGATTCGTGATCAATATGCCTATCGTGAAGTCACCCGCGTACACCGCCAGGCGAGCTAG
- the murI gene encoding glutamate racemase, with amino-acid sequence MSIPRAILVFDSGLGGLTVLREIAAARPDAAYTYVADDAFFPYGQHEEDEIIARVVPLIGDLIDRHRPDLVVIACNTASTLVMDHLRKAYSVPFVGTVPAIKPACAASKTKKVSVLGTRGTVKREYTRTLIRNFAQGCDVTLVGAENLASLAERALRGEAISDDAVRAEIAACFVEDSPRTDTVVLACTHYPLLLEQIQRIAPWPVAWIDPAPAIARRVVSLIGPQADRSAAPAKFLFTSGRAPTATLETALRPFFGADALDFA; translated from the coding sequence GTGTCGATTCCGCGCGCCATTCTCGTTTTCGATTCCGGCCTCGGCGGCCTCACGGTTCTGCGCGAGATTGCGGCGGCGCGCCCGGATGCCGCCTACACCTATGTCGCCGACGATGCCTTCTTCCCCTATGGCCAGCATGAGGAAGACGAGATCATCGCCCGCGTTGTGCCGCTGATCGGCGACCTGATCGACCGACACCGCCCCGACCTCGTTGTCATCGCCTGCAACACCGCCTCGACGCTGGTGATGGACCATCTGCGCAAGGCCTACTCGGTCCCGTTCGTCGGCACGGTCCCGGCGATCAAGCCCGCCTGCGCCGCCTCGAAAACGAAAAAGGTCTCCGTACTGGGCACGCGCGGCACGGTGAAGCGCGAATATACCCGCACACTGATCCGCAATTTCGCACAGGGCTGCGACGTGACGCTGGTCGGCGCGGAAAACCTCGCAAGCCTTGCGGAACGAGCGCTGCGCGGCGAGGCGATCAGCGACGATGCCGTTCGCGCCGAGATCGCCGCATGTTTTGTCGAGGATAGCCCCCGCACCGACACCGTGGTGCTCGCCTGTACGCACTATCCGCTGCTTCTGGAGCAGATCCAGCGGATCGCGCCCTGGCCGGTGGCGTGGATCGACCCCGCACCCGCGATTGCCCGGCGAGTCGTGTCGCTGATCGGCCCGCAGGCCGACCGAAGCGCCGCTCCGGCAAAATTCCTCTTCACCTCCGGCCGCGCGCCGACCGCCACGCTCGAGACTGCACTTCGTCCCTTTTTCGGCGCAGACGCGCTGGATTTCGCCTGA
- the egtB gene encoding ergothioneine biosynthesis protein EgtB: MTNPSPAASGQSVASAFSKISLSRALADTYRAVRDETERRAAPLSPEDQLIQSMPDASPAKWHRAHTTWFFEQFLLGPHRPGYKVFHPDYAYLFNSYYVSAGPRHTRAQRGHLTRPSADEVTAYRQYVDAEMIAFLENADEATLTAIAPLMEVGFNHEQQHQELMHTDILHAFAQNPIPPAYDASWALPQPHRTGEASSESWASLTEGIHTIGYQGDGFHFDNEKPAHRALVGPVKIARHLVTNREWLAFMENGGYRTATLWLMDGFAAVEREGWEAPGHWRFIDDRWHIMTLTGLKPVDPDDAVCHISYYEADAFARWSGKHLPTEMEWEVAARAGLLDDAYGIVWQWTRSSYAPYPGYRAIEGALGEYNGKFMVNQYVLRGSSIATPEGHARVSYRNFFYPHHRWQFTGLRLADYAN; encoded by the coding sequence GTGACAAATCCATCTCCTGCGGCCTCCGGCCAGTCCGTTGCGTCGGCGTTTTCCAAAATCTCCCTCTCGCGCGCGCTCGCGGACACCTACCGTGCCGTCCGCGACGAGACCGAGCGGCGCGCGGCACCCCTGTCGCCCGAGGACCAGTTGATCCAGTCGATGCCGGATGCGAGCCCGGCGAAATGGCATCGCGCCCACACAACATGGTTCTTCGAGCAGTTCCTGCTCGGCCCGCACAGGCCGGGCTACAAGGTCTTCCATCCCGACTACGCTTATCTGTTCAATTCCTATTACGTGAGCGCGGGACCCCGGCACACGCGTGCGCAACGCGGCCACCTCACCCGCCCCAGTGCGGACGAGGTCACGGCGTATCGCCAATATGTCGACGCGGAGATGATCGCGTTTCTCGAGAACGCGGACGAGGCGACGTTGACCGCCATCGCTCCCCTGATGGAAGTCGGCTTCAACCACGAGCAGCAGCATCAGGAGTTGATGCACACCGACATCCTGCATGCCTTCGCGCAGAACCCGATCCCGCCCGCCTATGACGCAAGCTGGGCGCTACCGCAGCCTCATCGTACGGGCGAGGCATCGAGTGAGTCTTGGGCCTCCCTCACCGAAGGCATCCATACCATCGGCTATCAAGGCGACGGCTTCCACTTCGACAACGAGAAGCCGGCTCACCGCGCACTTGTCGGCCCGGTGAAAATCGCACGCCATCTCGTCACCAACCGCGAGTGGCTCGCGTTCATGGAGAACGGCGGCTATCGCACCGCGACGCTGTGGCTGATGGACGGTTTCGCCGCTGTCGAGCGCGAAGGCTGGGAAGCGCCCGGCCATTGGCGCTTCATCGACGATCGCTGGCACATCATGACGCTCACTGGCTTGAAACCGGTCGATCCTGACGATGCGGTCTGCCACATCAGCTATTACGAGGCCGATGCGTTCGCGCGCTGGAGCGGCAAGCATCTGCCGACGGAAATGGAATGGGAAGTCGCGGCCCGCGCGGGGCTGCTCGACGATGCCTACGGCATTGTCTGGCAATGGACGCGCTCATCCTACGCACCCTATCCCGGTTATCGCGCCATCGAAGGCGCGCTCGGCGAATACAACGGCAAGTTCATGGTGAACCAGTACGTACTGCGCGGCTCGTCGATCGCCACGCCCGAAGGGCACGCACGCGTGAGCTACCGCAACTTCTTCTATCCGCACCATCGCTGGCAGTTCACCGGGCTGCGGCTCGCCGATTACGCCAACTAA
- a CDS encoding c-type cytochrome gives MPAARGWTRLALAPALAAAALILTPDIGRADPPIEQVYDIYCAQCHGLKRNGTGVNLPGLSVRPRDHTDTKGMGDTPDEELFKAIKDGGLAVNKSALMPTWSAVLSDKQITEMVKYLRKVCKCGT, from the coding sequence ATGCCGGCCGCACGCGGCTGGACTCGCCTCGCGCTCGCGCCTGCGCTTGCAGCGGCCGCGCTCATCCTCACGCCGGACATCGGCCGCGCCGATCCGCCGATCGAACAGGTCTACGACATCTATTGCGCACAGTGCCACGGCCTGAAGCGCAACGGCACCGGCGTCAACCTGCCGGGCTTGTCCGTGCGGCCGCGCGACCATACCGACACCAAGGGCATGGGCGATACGCCGGATGAAGAACTGTTCAAAGCCATCAAGGACGGCGGCCTCGCCGTCAACAAATCCGCGCTGATGCCGACCTGGAGCGCGGTGCTGTCCGACAAGCAGATTACCGAGATGGTGAAGTACCTCCGCAAGGTCTGCAAGTGCGGGACCTGA